A window of Roseovarius sp. THAF27 contains these coding sequences:
- the arsJ gene encoding organoarsenical effux MFS transporter ArsJ → MTQASARPEGLSAYIAVTAAYWAFMLTDGALRMLVLLHFHTLGFSPVQLAYLFVLYEIAGMVTNLAAGWIAARFGLTSTLYAGLGIQVLALLALTQLDPDWAIGLSVAFVMVVQGASGVAKDLAKMSSKSAVKLLAPTTGGGLFRWVAVLTGSKNAVKGLGFLLGAALLALIGFTGAVLGMAAILALILVAVLIAMPPGLPRGRKGAKFTEVFSKSPNVNWLSAARVFLFGARDVWFVVGIPIYFYAVLSDGTEEGNRAAFFLIGTFMAVWVILYGAVQAAAPRLLRAASRPEADLVSAARSWAWALAAVPAILTVAALASSGPQPWLTVTLVAGLLVFGGVFALNSSLHSYLILAFTRAERVTMDVGFYYMANAGGRLAGTVLSGLTYQTGGLPLMLGTATAMVAGAALASGRLDPGLGQERPAT, encoded by the coding sequence GTGACACAGGCCTCCGCCCGCCCCGAGGGCCTCTCGGCCTATATCGCCGTCACCGCGGCCTACTGGGCCTTCATGCTGACCGACGGAGCGTTGCGGATGCTGGTGCTTCTGCATTTCCACACGCTTGGTTTTTCCCCTGTCCAACTGGCCTATCTCTTCGTCCTCTACGAGATCGCCGGCATGGTCACCAACCTCGCCGCCGGCTGGATCGCCGCCCGCTTCGGCCTGACCTCCACCCTTTATGCCGGTCTGGGGATACAGGTGCTGGCCCTCCTGGCCCTCACCCAGCTCGATCCCGACTGGGCCATCGGCCTTTCGGTCGCCTTCGTCATGGTCGTGCAAGGCGCCAGCGGCGTGGCCAAGGACCTCGCCAAGATGTCCTCCAAATCCGCCGTCAAACTCCTCGCCCCCACGACGGGCGGCGGCCTCTTCCGCTGGGTTGCCGTGCTCACCGGCTCCAAGAATGCCGTGAAAGGGCTGGGCTTCCTGCTGGGCGCAGCCCTCCTGGCTCTCATCGGCTTCACCGGCGCGGTGCTCGGCATGGCCGCCATCCTCGCCCTCATCCTCGTGGCGGTCCTCATCGCCATGCCCCCGGGCCTGCCCAGGGGCCGCAAGGGCGCCAAGTTCACCGAGGTGTTTTCCAAGTCGCCCAACGTCAACTGGCTGTCGGCGGCCCGCGTCTTCCTCTTCGGCGCCCGCGACGTCTGGTTCGTCGTCGGCATCCCGATCTACTTCTACGCCGTGCTGTCGGACGGCACCGAGGAGGGCAACCGCGCCGCCTTCTTCCTCATCGGGACGTTCATGGCCGTCTGGGTCATCCTCTACGGAGCGGTACAGGCCGCCGCCCCCCGCCTCCTGCGCGCCGCCTCGCGACCCGAGGCCGATCTGGTCTCCGCCGCCCGCTCCTGGGCCTGGGCGCTGGCCGCCGTCCCCGCCATCCTGACCGTCGCCGCGCTCGCGTCCTCCGGCCCGCAGCCATGGCTGACCGTCACCCTTGTCGCCGGCCTGCTGGTCTTCGGCGGCGTCTTCGCGCTCAATTCCTCGCTGCACTCCTACCTCATCCTCGCCTTCACCCGGGCCGAGCGGGTGACGATGGACGTGGGCTTCTACTACATGGCCAACGCCGGCGGTCGCCTTGCAGGAACCGTGCTCTCGGGCCTCACCTACCAGACGGGTGGCCTGCCCCTGATGCTCGGCACCGCGACCGCCATGGTCGCAGGCGCCGCGCTGGCCTCCGGTCGCCTCGATCCGGGCCTGGGCCAGGAACGCCCCGCCACCTAG
- a CDS encoding universal stress protein encodes MSKKLVLGFDDSESAKAALDFATTLAKAQGAEVIVAHVLEWSPYSFLTKEELEERHMRRKEELARAEDALLKPVLKRLSDAGITATTVLRYGHIADTLVDIIKENNAEMIVIGRTGHSALSSRLFGSVAGSLAQAAPVPVTIVP; translated from the coding sequence ATGTCAAAAAAACTGGTCCTGGGATTTGACGACAGTGAAAGCGCCAAGGCGGCTCTCGACTTCGCAACCACCCTGGCAAAGGCACAAGGTGCGGAAGTCATCGTCGCCCATGTGCTGGAATGGTCCCCCTATTCCTTTCTCACCAAGGAAGAACTCGAGGAACGGCACATGCGCCGCAAGGAGGAACTGGCCCGCGCCGAGGACGCGCTGCTCAAGCCTGTCCTGAAAAGACTGTCCGACGCCGGCATCACCGCGACGACGGTCCTGCGCTACGGCCATATCGCCGACACGCTGGTCGACATCATCAAGGAAAACAACGCCGAGATGATCGTCATCGGCCGCACCGGCCACTCGGCGCTGTCGTCGCGCCTCTTCGGCTCGGTCGCGGGCAGCCTGGCACAGGCCGCCCCCGTGCCGGTCACCATCGTACCGTGA
- a CDS encoding metal-binding protein ZinT gives MQQTFAKCVAAVATGALLVLSAPAFAQSDSTHDHDHDHSEEHDHSEKHDHGDDKVYKGYFEDDQIEDRTLSDWEGDWQSVYPLLQDGTLDPVMAHKAEHGDKTAAEYTDYYKTGYATEVDRILIKGDSVTFFEDGTPLQGRYANDGYEVLTYKAGNRGVRYIFEKSGGDAGAPAFIQFSDHAIAPQDAGHFHLYWGDDRAKLLEEVTNWPTYYPAELSGEDVAEEMMAH, from the coding sequence ATGCAACAGACATTCGCCAAGTGCGTTGCCGCCGTCGCCACCGGCGCATTGCTCGTGCTTTCCGCGCCGGCGTTCGCCCAAAGCGACAGCACACATGACCACGATCACGATCATTCCGAAGAACACGATCACTCCGAAAAGCACGATCACGGTGACGACAAGGTCTACAAAGGTTACTTCGAGGATGACCAGATCGAGGACCGCACCCTCTCGGACTGGGAAGGAGACTGGCAATCGGTCTACCCGCTGCTGCAGGACGGAACGCTCGACCCCGTCATGGCGCACAAGGCCGAGCACGGCGACAAGACAGCGGCCGAATACACCGACTATTACAAGACCGGCTATGCGACCGAGGTCGACCGCATTCTCATCAAAGGTGACAGCGTGACCTTCTTCGAGGACGGCACCCCGCTGCAGGGCCGCTATGCCAACGACGGCTACGAAGTGCTGACCTACAAGGCCGGCAACCGCGGTGTCCGCTACATCTTCGAAAAGAGCGGTGGCGATGCCGGGGCGCCCGCGTTCATCCAGTTCAGCGACCATGCCATCGCGCCGCAGGATGCCGGGCACTTCCACCTCTACTGGGGCGACGACCGGGCGAAGTTGCTCGAGGAAGTCACCAATTGGCCAACCTACTACCCCGCCGAACTCAGCGGCGAGGACGTGGCTGAAGAAATGATGGCCCACTGA
- the aroC gene encoding chorismate synthase — translation MSLNTFGHLFRVTTWGESHGPALGATVDGCPPGIAVDEAFLQQFLDKRRPGQSKHTTQRKEPDAVKILSGVFEGQTTGTPVQLMIENTDQRSKDYGEIAQTFRPGHADITYHQKYGIRDYRGGGRSSARETAARVAAGGLARAALASLAPGLEVKGYMTRMGEVTIDRDGIDWAEIDRNDFFLPDAGAVPVWEDYLQGIRKAQNSVGAEIEVVCRGAPAGLGAPVYGKLDTDLAAAMMSINAVKGVEIGEGMAAARLTGVDNADEIFMGENGPEYGSNHAGGILGGISTGQDIVVRFAVKPTSSILTPRWSIRMDGSATEVVTKGRHDPCVGIRAVPVAEAMMACVVLDHLLLHRGQVGDGPRGVIG, via the coding sequence ATGAGCCTCAATACGTTCGGACATCTGTTTCGCGTCACCACCTGGGGCGAAAGTCACGGGCCCGCCCTTGGCGCGACCGTGGATGGTTGCCCGCCGGGCATCGCCGTGGACGAGGCGTTTTTGCAGCAGTTCCTCGACAAGCGCCGCCCGGGGCAGAGCAAGCACACCACGCAGCGCAAGGAACCCGATGCGGTGAAGATCCTGTCGGGGGTGTTCGAAGGGCAGACCACGGGAACGCCGGTGCAGCTGATGATCGAGAATACCGATCAGCGGTCCAAGGACTACGGCGAGATCGCCCAGACCTTCCGGCCCGGCCATGCCGACATCACCTATCACCAGAAATACGGGATCCGCGACTATCGCGGAGGCGGGCGCAGTTCTGCGCGCGAGACGGCCGCGCGGGTGGCTGCGGGCGGGCTGGCGCGGGCCGCGCTGGCAAGCCTTGCGCCGGGCCTGGAGGTCAAGGGCTACATGACCCGGATGGGCGAGGTGACGATCGACCGGGATGGGATCGACTGGGCCGAGATCGACCGCAACGATTTCTTCCTGCCGGACGCCGGGGCGGTGCCGGTGTGGGAAGATTACCTGCAAGGGATCCGCAAGGCGCAGAACTCGGTCGGCGCCGAGATCGAGGTGGTGTGCCGCGGGGCGCCCGCCGGGCTGGGGGCGCCGGTCTATGGCAAGCTGGATACGGATCTGGCCGCCGCGATGATGAGCATCAATGCCGTCAAGGGCGTGGAGATCGGCGAAGGCATGGCGGCGGCGCGGCTGACCGGCGTCGACAATGCCGACGAGATTTTCATGGGCGAGAATGGCCCGGAATACGGCAGCAACCATGCGGGTGGCATCCTGGGCGGGATCTCTACCGGGCAGGACATCGTGGTGCGCTTTGCCGTCAAGCCCACCAGCTCGATCCTGACGCCGCGCTGGTCGATCCGGATGGATGGCAGCGCGACCGAAGTGGTCACCAAGGGGCGGCACGACCCCTGCGTCGGCATCCGCGCGGTGCCGGTGGCCGAGGCGATGATGGCCTGTGTCGTGCTCGATCACCTGCTGTTGCATCGCGGGCAGGTCGGCGACGGGCCGCGCGGTGTGATCGGATAG
- a CDS encoding HU family DNA-binding protein — protein sequence MAKPMTKTQLVAALAEEMGSDKKTATSALDSMIEIITKEVSNGGAVTLPGVGKIYCRERPARMVRNPATGEQIHKDADKVVKMTIAKALKDSVNG from the coding sequence ATGGCAAAACCGATGACCAAAACCCAGCTCGTTGCGGCCCTCGCCGAAGAAATGGGCAGCGACAAGAAAACCGCGACCAGCGCCCTCGACTCCATGATCGAGATCATCACCAAGGAAGTGTCCAACGGCGGCGCCGTCACCCTTCCCGGCGTCGGCAAGATCTACTGCCGCGAGCGCCCGGCCCGCATGGTGCGCAACCCCGCCACCGGCGAGCAGATCCACAAGGATGCCGACAAGGTCGTCAAGATGACGATCGCCAAGGCCCTCAAGGACAGCGTCAACGGCTGA
- a CDS encoding sodium:alanine symporter family protein: MKHAFKTPLAALFALLALSAPALAQSIDETVNEIFANSTGWFVSLIFSDFPGTSFPWIVGWLVIAATVFTVYFGVVQLRWVGHSIALVKGDYSDPNDAGEVSHFQALATALSGTVGLGNIAGVAVAVGIGGPGATFWMILAGLLGMASKFTECTLGVKYRNEYPDGKVSGGPMYYLSKGFKERGIFGGGILAVLFSIFCILGALGGGNMFQANQAHAQLSNVLGDYPGWITGLVMAAVVFAVIVGGLKSIAKVTEKVVPFMGILYVGTALIIIAMNYDQIGTAFGRIFEGAFTGLGVAGGMVGALIQGFRRAAFSNEAGVGSAAIAHSAVRTKEPITEGFVSLLEPFIDTVVVCTMTALVIIITDQLITDPETGLFVLNEAGNAVQTVDGNTGVALTSAAFSSSIDGFKYVLALAVILFAFSTMLSWSYYGLKAWTFLFGEGQTKELIFKLIFCLFVVIGAASSLGPVIDFSDAAIFAMAVVNVLGLYFLMPIVKRELHSYAARLRSGEIKKYK; the protein is encoded by the coding sequence ATGAAACATGCATTCAAGACGCCCCTGGCGGCGCTCTTCGCCCTGCTGGCGCTCAGCGCCCCGGCCCTGGCGCAATCCATCGACGAAACCGTCAACGAGATCTTCGCCAATTCCACCGGCTGGTTCGTCAGCCTGATCTTCTCCGACTTCCCCGGCACAAGCTTCCCCTGGATCGTCGGCTGGCTGGTCATCGCCGCCACCGTCTTCACCGTCTATTTCGGCGTGGTGCAGCTGCGCTGGGTCGGCCACTCCATCGCGCTCGTGAAGGGCGACTATTCCGATCCCAACGACGCCGGCGAGGTCAGCCACTTCCAGGCGCTCGCCACGGCGTTGTCGGGCACGGTGGGCCTGGGCAACATCGCGGGCGTCGCGGTGGCCGTCGGCATCGGCGGTCCGGGGGCGACGTTCTGGATGATCCTCGCGGGCCTTCTGGGCATGGCGTCCAAGTTCACCGAATGCACGCTCGGCGTGAAATACCGAAATGAATATCCCGACGGCAAGGTCTCGGGCGGCCCGATGTACTACCTGTCCAAGGGCTTCAAGGAACGCGGCATCTTCGGCGGCGGCATCCTGGCCGTGCTCTTCTCGATCTTCTGTATCCTCGGCGCATTGGGCGGCGGCAACATGTTCCAGGCCAACCAGGCCCACGCGCAGCTCTCCAACGTGCTGGGCGACTACCCCGGCTGGATCACCGGCCTCGTGATGGCCGCGGTCGTCTTCGCCGTCATCGTGGGCGGCCTGAAATCCATCGCCAAGGTCACCGAAAAGGTCGTGCCCTTCATGGGCATCCTCTATGTCGGCACCGCGCTCATCATCATCGCGATGAACTATGACCAGATCGGCACCGCCTTCGGGCGCATCTTCGAGGGCGCCTTTACCGGCCTCGGCGTCGCCGGCGGCATGGTCGGCGCGCTGATCCAGGGCTTCCGCCGCGCCGCCTTCTCGAACGAGGCGGGCGTCGGCTCTGCCGCCATCGCCCACTCGGCGGTGCGCACCAAGGAGCCGATCACCGAAGGCTTCGTCTCGCTGCTGGAACCCTTCATCGACACGGTGGTGGTCTGCACCATGACCGCGCTGGTGATCATCATCACCGACCAGCTGATCACCGATCCCGAAACCGGCCTCTTCGTGCTGAACGAGGCAGGCAACGCGGTCCAGACGGTCGACGGCAACACCGGCGTCGCGCTCACGTCGGCGGCGTTCTCGTCCTCGATCGACGGGTTCAAGTACGTCCTGGCGCTGGCGGTGATCCTCTTCGCCTTCTCCACGATGCTCAGCTGGTCCTATTACGGCCTCAAGGCCTGGACCTTCCTCTTCGGCGAGGGCCAGACGAAAGAGCTGATCTTCAAGCTGATCTTCTGCCTCTTCGTGGTGATCGGCGCGGCCTCCAGCCTCGGCCCGGTGATCGACTTCTCCGACGCCGCGATCTTCGCCATGGCGGTGGTCAACGTGCTGGGCCTCTACTTCCTGATGCCGATCGTCAAGCGCGAGCTGCACAGCTACGCCGCGCGCCTGCGCTCGGGCGAGATCAAGAAGTACAAGTAA
- a CDS encoding Crp/Fnr family transcriptional regulator codes for MSASTREAVGARCEPVTLEAGDVLHRMGDVTSAVYFPETAVISTLASYSDGSGVEMANVGREACSALNLILRHPRQLAADEVQIAGRALRLPAERFRELKSEYRDFENALFSVVQSVLYQAMVSGACNAAHEAKPRLARWLLTMGDRTDGNEMRLTHDFLAQMLGVRRATVTNAALDLQSQGLIKYARGRLEITDIKGLRGASCECYDLVRSANAELLPDKRSGD; via the coding sequence TTGAGCGCGTCGACGCGGGAGGCGGTGGGCGCGCGGTGCGAACCTGTGACGCTGGAGGCCGGCGATGTCCTGCACCGGATGGGCGATGTGACCTCGGCTGTCTATTTTCCCGAGACCGCGGTGATTTCCACGCTGGCGTCCTACAGCGACGGGAGCGGGGTCGAGATGGCGAATGTGGGACGCGAGGCGTGCAGCGCGCTGAACCTGATCCTGCGACATCCAAGGCAACTGGCCGCGGACGAGGTGCAGATCGCGGGCCGGGCGCTGCGCTTGCCGGCAGAGCGGTTCCGGGAGCTGAAATCCGAGTATCGGGATTTCGAGAACGCCCTCTTTTCGGTCGTGCAGTCGGTTCTGTACCAGGCGATGGTCTCGGGCGCGTGCAACGCGGCGCATGAGGCCAAGCCGCGGCTGGCGCGGTGGCTGCTGACGATGGGGGACCGGACCGACGGCAACGAGATGCGGCTGACCCACGACTTTCTGGCGCAGATGCTGGGCGTGCGGCGGGCGACGGTGACCAACGCCGCGCTGGACCTGCAGTCGCAGGGGCTGATCAAGTATGCGCGCGGGCGCCTTGAGATCACCGATATCAAGGGGCTGCGCGGGGCAAGCTGCGAGTGTTACGACTTGGTGCGTTCGGCCAATGCGGAACTGCTTCCCGATAAGAGGAGCGGTGATTGA
- a CDS encoding ArsJ-associated glyceraldehyde-3-phosphate dehydrogenase — translation MTTYAVNGLGRIGKLILKPLLERGAHIAWINDAVGDAEMHAHLLEFDTVHGRWDAEFAHDSDSVTIDGTRLSFIGTKDLSALPLDGVDVVIDCTGVFKTEAKLAPYFDAGVKKVVVSAPVKDGDAANIVMGVNHDIYDAARHRIITAASCTTNCLAPVVKVIHENLRIKHGSMTTIHDVTNTQTIVDRPAKDLRRARSALNSMIPTTTGSATAITLIYPELKGRLNGHAVRVPLLNASITDCVFEVERETTAEEVNSFFKAASEGSLKNILGHEERPLVSADYTNDTRSGIVDAPSTMVVNGTHVKIYAWYDNEMGYAHRLVDVALMVGASL, via the coding sequence ATGACCACCTACGCCGTCAACGGGCTGGGCCGCATCGGCAAGCTGATCCTGAAACCTCTGCTGGAACGCGGTGCGCACATTGCCTGGATCAACGACGCCGTGGGCGATGCAGAGATGCACGCGCACCTTCTGGAATTCGACACCGTGCACGGCCGCTGGGACGCCGAATTTGCCCATGATTCCGACAGCGTCACCATCGACGGCACCCGCCTGTCTTTCATCGGCACCAAGGACCTGTCGGCGCTGCCTCTTGATGGCGTCGACGTGGTGATCGACTGCACCGGCGTCTTCAAGACCGAGGCCAAGCTCGCCCCCTATTTCGACGCCGGCGTGAAAAAGGTCGTCGTCTCCGCCCCGGTCAAGGACGGCGACGCCGCCAACATCGTCATGGGCGTCAACCACGACATCTACGACGCCGCCCGCCACCGCATCATCACCGCCGCCAGCTGCACCACCAACTGCCTCGCGCCTGTGGTCAAGGTCATCCACGAGAACCTGCGGATCAAACACGGCTCCATGACCACGATCCACGACGTCACCAACACGCAGACCATTGTCGACCGTCCCGCCAAGGACCTGCGCCGCGCCCGCTCGGCGCTGAACTCGATGATCCCAACCACCACCGGCAGCGCCACCGCGATCACGCTGATCTACCCCGAACTCAAGGGCCGCCTGAACGGCCACGCCGTCCGCGTGCCGCTCCTCAACGCCTCGATCACCGACTGCGTCTTCGAGGTCGAGCGCGAGACCACCGCCGAAGAGGTCAACAGCTTCTTCAAGGCCGCGTCCGAAGGCTCGCTGAAAAACATCCTCGGCCACGAGGAACGCCCGCTCGTCTCCGCCGACTACACCAACGACACCCGCTCGGGCATCGTCGACGCGCCCTCCACCATGGTCGTCAACGGCACCCACGTGAAGATCTACGCCTGGTATGACAACGAGATGGGCTATGCCCACCGCCTCGTCGACGTGGCCCTGATGGTCGGCGCCTCGCTGTGA
- a CDS encoding histidine kinase dimerization/phosphoacceptor domain -containing protein, protein MKPEDMEMGENEVEQAIRLSPLSMVLTDPRLDDNPITYVNSAFESLTLYSRRYAIGRNCRFLQGEETDAADVQKLRSGLDSAEEFEVVITNHRADGTAFRNQLLVAPIHGSDGALTGFFGLQREIPQTVTMPEQDDATLGLLRELQHRVKNHLAMIVSMIRIQARQDVTEESLKAIGRRIEALSVLYDELLSGGNSEKIETGAYLSRIASVVSSLEPRGAIRVNVECDEVSLPVDQAARLGLLLSEFLTNAFEHAFAGRSTGTVEVRFQRTGAQGLRLSVEDDGIGLPEDSNWPFGAASIETQRERAEDHDGALDTTGDSGKPGVGGSIVVALTQSLEADLSVETLEQGTRVTVEV, encoded by the coding sequence ATGAAGCCGGAAGACATGGAAATGGGCGAAAACGAGGTCGAGCAGGCGATACGGCTTTCGCCGTTGTCCATGGTGCTGACCGATCCGCGGCTGGACGACAATCCGATCACCTATGTCAATTCCGCCTTCGAGTCCCTGACGCTTTACAGCCGACGGTACGCGATCGGGCGGAACTGCCGTTTCCTGCAGGGTGAAGAGACCGATGCGGCGGATGTCCAGAAGCTTCGGTCGGGGCTGGATTCGGCAGAGGAATTCGAAGTCGTGATCACCAACCACCGGGCCGATGGCACGGCGTTTCGCAACCAGTTGCTGGTGGCGCCGATCCACGGCAGCGACGGTGCGCTGACCGGGTTTTTCGGCCTGCAGCGCGAAATCCCGCAGACCGTGACGATGCCGGAGCAGGATGACGCGACGCTGGGGCTGCTGCGCGAGTTGCAGCACAGGGTGAAAAACCATCTGGCGATGATCGTCAGCATGATCCGCATCCAGGCCCGCCAGGACGTCACCGAGGAGTCGCTGAAGGCGATCGGCCGCCGGATCGAGGCGCTGTCGGTTCTGTATGACGAGCTGCTGAGCGGCGGAAACAGCGAAAAGATAGAGACCGGCGCCTATCTGAGCCGGATCGCCTCGGTGGTGTCCAGCCTGGAGCCGCGCGGGGCGATACGGGTGAACGTGGAATGCGACGAGGTGTCGTTGCCGGTCGACCAGGCGGCGCGGCTGGGGCTGCTGCTGTCGGAGTTCCTGACCAATGCGTTCGAGCACGCCTTCGCGGGCCGGTCGACCGGCACGGTCGAGGTGCGGTTCCAGCGGACCGGCGCGCAGGGCTTGCGCCTGTCGGTCGAGGATGACGGGATCGGGTTGCCGGAAGACAGCAACTGGCCGTTCGGCGCGGCGAGCATCGAGACGCAGCGTGAGCGGGCGGAGGATCACGACGGGGCGCTGGATACGACCGGGGACAGCGGCAAGCCCGGCGTGGGCGGCAGCATCGTCGTGGCGCTGACGCAATCGCTGGAGGCGGACCTGTCGGTCGAGACGCTGGAGCAGGGCACGCGGGTGACGGTCGAGGTGTGA
- a CDS encoding DMT family transporter, which translates to MDFRALFMGLAFAVMWSSAFTSARIIVAAAPPVTALALRFLISGLLGVLIARALGQSWRLTPAQWRATIVFGLCQNALYLGLNFVAMQTVEASLAAIIASSMPLLVGLASWLILGQRVSALGFAGLAAGMAGVALIMGTRLQGGADLYGVMLCIGGVVALTFATLMVRGATSGGNFLMIVGLQMLVGSVALGIVGLSTETLEIAWSWPFIAAFVYTTLIPGLAATLVWFALVNRIGAVKAATFHFLTPFFGVTIAALVLNEALGFWDIIGVLVVTAGILAVQLSRQQDT; encoded by the coding sequence ATGGATTTTCGCGCGCTTTTCATGGGGCTGGCCTTTGCAGTGATGTGGTCCAGCGCCTTCACCTCCGCGCGCATCATCGTCGCCGCCGCGCCCCCCGTGACGGCGCTCGCCCTGCGCTTCCTGATCTCCGGCCTCCTGGGCGTCCTGATCGCCCGCGCCCTGGGTCAGTCCTGGCGCCTGACGCCCGCGCAATGGCGCGCCACGATCGTCTTCGGCCTGTGCCAGAACGCGCTCTATCTCGGCCTCAACTTCGTCGCCATGCAGACGGTCGAGGCCTCGCTTGCCGCCATCATCGCCTCCTCCATGCCGCTGCTCGTCGGCCTCGCCAGCTGGCTGATCCTCGGCCAGCGCGTCAGCGCGCTTGGCTTTGCCGGCCTCGCCGCGGGCATGGCCGGCGTCGCGCTGATCATGGGCACACGGCTTCAGGGCGGCGCCGACCTCTACGGCGTCATGCTCTGCATCGGTGGCGTCGTGGCCCTCACCTTCGCCACCCTGATGGTGCGCGGCGCCACCTCGGGCGGCAACTTCCTGATGATCGTCGGCCTGCAAATGCTGGTCGGCAGCGTTGCACTGGGCATTGTCGGGCTGTCGACCGAAACGCTCGAAATCGCCTGGTCCTGGCCCTTCATCGCCGCCTTCGTCTACACCACGCTGATCCCGGGCCTGGCCGCCACGCTGGTCTGGTTCGCGCTGGTCAACCGCATCGGCGCGGTCAAGGCCGCCACCTTCCACTTCCTTACCCCGTTCTTCGGCGTCACCATCGCCGCCCTCGTGCTTAACGAAGCATTAGGGTTCTGGGATATAATCGGCGTGCTGGTCGTCACCGCAGGCATTCTCGCCGTGCAACTGTCGCGCCAGCAAGATACCTGA
- a CDS encoding helix-turn-helix domain-containing protein, which yields MEILIPHRLATLGHPQRMAVFRLLMRRYPDAVPATELAHALDLKPNTLSTYVNALAQAGLITRTRQGTSLRYSVDMTAMRQTLDYLIGDCCRGRPDACSTTSLHTLLGVPQMTDRKYNVLFICTGNSARSIFAESLLRAEAGDRFNAYSAGTKPRSELNPFALDVLEQKGHDTSVLEAKNVSVFQGPDAPQFDFVFTVCNQAANEECPAWTGQPVSAHWGMPDPVKAEGTDAQKALAFQQAYGALQNRIKAFTSLSLDSLDRISLQKAVDDIANINSGASA from the coding sequence ATGGAAATATTGATTCCCCACCGGCTCGCCACCCTCGGCCATCCCCAGCGCATGGCGGTCTTCCGTCTTCTGATGCGGCGCTACCCCGATGCCGTCCCGGCGACCGAACTGGCCCATGCGCTCGACCTCAAGCCCAACACGCTGTCCACCTACGTGAACGCACTGGCGCAGGCCGGGCTGATCACGCGCACGCGGCAGGGCACCTCCCTGCGCTACAGCGTCGACATGACAGCGATGCGACAAACCCTCGACTATCTCATCGGCGATTGCTGCCGCGGCCGCCCCGATGCCTGTTCCACCACCTCCCTCCACACCCTTCTCGGAGTTCCCCAAATGACCGACCGCAAATACAACGTGCTCTTCATCTGCACTGGCAATTCCGCCCGCTCGATCTTTGCCGAAAGCCTCCTGCGCGCCGAGGCGGGCGACCGCTTCAACGCCTATTCGGCGGGCACCAAACCCCGGTCCGAACTAAACCCCTTCGCCCTCGATGTGCTGGAACAGAAAGGCCACGACACCTCGGTGCTCGAGGCCAAGAACGTCTCGGTCTTCCAGGGGCCCGACGCCCCGCAATTCGACTTCGTCTTCACCGTCTGCAACCAGGCCGCGAACGAGGAGTGCCCGGCCTGGACCGGCCAGCCCGTCAGCGCCCACTGGGGGATGCCCGACCCGGTGAAAGCCGAAGGCACCGACGCGCAAAAAGCGCTCGCCTTCCAACAGGCCTACGGCGCGCTTCAGAACCGCATCAAGGCGTTTACAAGCTTGTCACTCGACAGTCTCGACCGGATTTCCCTACAAAAGGCCGTGGACGACATCGCCAACATCAACAGCGGGGCCTCCGCATGA